From the genome of Polyangiaceae bacterium, one region includes:
- a CDS encoding NUDIX hydrolase, producing MSDHEYPKPSLTADVVAFSLDEGQRLSVLLIQRGRDPYAGHWAIPGGFCEPTETVAESAARELEEETGISGLPLEELRVFSRPGRDPRGWVVSIAHIAILPVDRRGEAKGSDDAKDARFFVITANADGTLSLSADGKPSGSLAFDHDEMLAAAVARLEERAAVLVPKLFGRDMTPDEANRALHRALGETR from the coding sequence GTGAGCGATCACGAATATCCGAAGCCCAGTTTGACGGCGGATGTCGTCGCGTTTTCGCTGGACGAAGGACAACGTTTGTCCGTGCTGCTCATTCAGCGCGGCAGGGATCCCTATGCGGGGCATTGGGCCATTCCGGGCGGTTTTTGCGAACCGACGGAAACGGTAGCGGAAAGTGCGGCAAGGGAGCTCGAGGAAGAGACGGGCATTTCCGGTTTACCGCTCGAGGAGTTGCGCGTTTTTTCGCGGCCGGGTCGTGACCCTCGAGGCTGGGTCGTGAGCATTGCGCATATTGCGATTCTTCCGGTGGATCGGCGCGGCGAAGCGAAAGGCAGCGATGATGCCAAGGACGCGCGGTTTTTCGTGATCACCGCAAACGCGGATGGGACGTTGTCTCTCAGCGCCGATGGAAAACCATCGGGATCGCTTGCATTCGATCACGATGAAATGCTTGCAGCAGCCGTCGCGCGGCTCGAGGAGCGCGCCGCGGTGCTGGTTCCCAAGCTGTTTGGTCGCGACATGACGCCGGACGAAGCGAATCGAGCTTTGCACCGCGCATTGGGCGAAACGAGGTAA
- a CDS encoding dephospho-CoA kinase, with translation MGFVLFGLTGGIACGKSTVAGRFRDAGITVIDADQVARQAVAPGTSGLAEIVKHFGQDVLRPDGTLDRAKLGAIVFGDDDKRKTLNRILHPRIAARTMMTAQELAARGEIMACYEAALLVENGVADMFRPLVVVAAPEETQIARIMQRDRISEADARARIAAQMPVAEKTAVADYVIDTGGSMEDTLRQADDVLDKIRAKLDG, from the coding sequence GTGGGGTTTGTCCTATTCGGCCTGACGGGCGGCATTGCTTGTGGCAAAAGCACCGTGGCAGGTCGTTTTCGCGATGCAGGCATCACGGTCATCGACGCCGATCAGGTGGCTCGGCAAGCGGTTGCGCCAGGAACGAGTGGCCTTGCTGAAATCGTGAAGCATTTTGGGCAGGATGTCTTGCGACCCGACGGTACGCTCGACCGCGCCAAGCTTGGTGCCATTGTTTTTGGTGACGATGACAAGCGCAAGACGTTGAATCGCATTTTGCACCCGCGCATCGCTGCTCGAACGATGATGACGGCGCAGGAGCTCGCTGCGCGTGGTGAAATCATGGCGTGTTACGAAGCGGCGCTGCTCGTCGAAAACGGGGTCGCGGACATGTTCAGGCCGCTCGTGGTCGTGGCGGCGCCGGAAGAGACGCAGATTGCTCGGATCATGCAGCGGGATCGCATCAGCGAAGCGGACGCTCGAGCGCGTATTGCAGCGCAGATGCCCGTGGCCGAAAAGACGGCGGTTGCCGATTACGTCATCGATACGGGTGGATCGATGGAGGACACGCTGCGGCAGGCCGATGACGTGCTCGACAAGATCCGGGCCAAGTTGGACGGATGA